One genomic segment of Acidobacteriota bacterium includes these proteins:
- a CDS encoding PD40 domain-containing protein encodes MPQIKALNGTFRTRWGVSLMLILGLMVLAISPVSHSEVRNSVSEKRGTFAASAAFTLDAVSKAALPLADSVAGQSFISPTSVSADGRYVVYVSDALNVVAGQVDTNGGQDIFLFDRVAGTTQLVSRAAGTTTTTADALSANPSISADGQYIAFVSGATNLVVGQSDTNFSGDVFVFDRVSETTQLVSRVAGTTTTTGDRGSDTAMISADGNFIAFRSLFTNLVTGQSDGNFDFDIFLFNRVAGTTQLVSRTAGSATSTGNFTSDTPVISANGQYVAFMSVSTNLVTGQSDTNFGGDVFVFDRIAGTNQLVSRNASSATTTGDGGSDFPVISGDGNFIAFRSTASNLVTGQTDTNFGFDIFVFDRAGGTNQLVSRAAGTTTTTGDAGSDTPVVSSTGQFIAYKSDSTNLVTGQTDTNFGSDVFVFDRTGGTTTLVSRVGSSSTATGDGASDTPGISSDGNFISFQSTATNLVTGVTDTNATNDVFVFNRTGGTSQLASRDSGSSTTTANNFSLSPVISSDGNFIAFSSSATNLVAGSPDLSNFDIFEFNRGAGTSVLVSFHAAGLPNVTATDDSTLATVNSISDDGRYVVFTSTATNLVPGQIDTNTAEDIFVYDRVADTTQLVSRAAGTTTTAANFFSALPVISANGNYIAYQSRATNLVTGQTDTNNGTDIFLFDRVAGTTRLISGNGNSTTMTGSSLSSNPEISGDGNFITYLSFSTNLVTGQSDSNFNSDVFVFDRVGDTNQLVSRQIGMTTTTSDGGSALPTISGNGQYIAFHSSSTNLVTGQNDTNNNNDVFVFDRVGGTMQLVSGAGGSSTTTGNAQSEFPVISTDGGFITYRSLGTDIITGLTDTNSTFDMFVFNRTGGTTQLVSRTGSSATTTANGFSFGPQITANGGYIVFQSTATDVVTGQTDTNSNTDIFVFDRVGGTNQLVSRTAGSATTTGDGVSDSPVISDSGQLIAFRSEATNLVAGQTDTNAMGDVFVFDRMTPEMMLLSGAGGSTTTTGNGASSAPAMNTNGVYIGFNSLASNLIANDFNANGDVFLAAFPQPITATISGGGAICSGANATVTATITGGTPPYTVTLTNGGGTETGPSPLMFTVSPGADTTYELQSGMDANGMPIAGSGSAQVTVTPVATVNAGPDQTVCTTDLPVTLAGMIGGSATTGTWSGGAGTFSPNATTLNATYTPTAGEIAAGTVTLTLTTSGSGGACSVATDTVTITISVCATISGGGTICSGENATVTATITGGTPPYTVTLTNGGGTETGPSPLMFTVSPGVDTTYALQSGMDANGRPITGSGSAQVTVTPVATVNAGPDQSVCTTDLPVTLAGMIGGSATTGTWSGGGGTFSPNATTLNATYTPTAGEISAGSVTLTLTTSGSGGSCSVASDTVTITISACATISGGGTLCDGGGGRNPVVMVTITGGTPPYTVTLTNGGGTQTGASPLLFNVSPASTTTYMFQSGMDSTGMPITAEGSAVVTVLTAGTSDAGPDQSVCESSGSVTLAGVIGGGATTGTWSGGAGTFSPNATTLNATYTPTAGELAAGTVTLTLTTSGGGGDCSVASDTVTITFLDCDPASVLMVADTTNNRVQRFDGTAWSVIGVGTVGSGNGQFRLPEAVAFDTAGRIYVADTGNNRIQWSTDAGVSWADFATSGSATNQVQGPQGLTLDSTGNLYVSDTGNRRVLRFDTGVPGTGVVIASTGTTGGQVMSPRGLVIDDTFRLFVADEGNSKIMRIPNANTVTTPASGSIVAGSGTGLNKVQNPQGVAIGPTGTLYVADTGNSRILAWLNANPATGVALATTGTLLGKVNNAEGIVVKSFTVGPFAGTTVLVVSDTGNNRIQGKELPTGGWSLIGSPNNIGSGVGQFRSPSKVQ; translated from the coding sequence ATGCCGCAAATCAAAGCTCTGAACGGAACTTTCCGTACCCGCTGGGGCGTGAGTTTAATGTTGATTCTGGGACTGATGGTCCTGGCGATTTCACCTGTTTCCCACTCCGAAGTCAGAAATTCGGTTTCTGAAAAACGAGGCACATTTGCTGCAAGTGCTGCTTTTACACTTGATGCGGTATCAAAAGCCGCGCTACCACTGGCTGATTCAGTCGCCGGGCAGAGTTTTATTTCGCCGACTTCGGTCAGTGCCGATGGCCGATATGTGGTGTATGTCAGCGATGCGCTCAACGTTGTGGCTGGTCAGGTAGACACCAACGGCGGGCAGGATATTTTCCTTTTTGACCGGGTAGCCGGAACGACTCAGTTGGTTAGCCGGGCGGCTGGGACCACCACCACGACGGCTGATGCCCTTTCGGCAAACCCCTCAATCAGTGCCGATGGGCAATATATTGCCTTTGTGAGTGGCGCCACGAATTTGGTTGTTGGTCAATCCGACACCAACTTCAGTGGTGACGTTTTCGTCTTTGATCGGGTGTCAGAAACCACCCAGTTGGTGAGTCGCGTCGCTGGGACAACGACCACAACCGGGGATCGCGGGTCGGATACAGCCATGATCAGCGCTGATGGGAACTTCATTGCCTTCCGCAGTCTGTTTACCAATCTGGTAACCGGCCAAAGCGACGGCAATTTTGACTTCGACATTTTCCTCTTCAATCGGGTAGCAGGCACTACTCAACTGGTCAGTCGGACGGCGGGTTCAGCCACCTCGACTGGGAATTTTACTTCAGATACACCCGTGATCAGCGCCAATGGTCAATATGTGGCATTCATGAGTGTTTCAACCAATCTGGTGACGGGACAGAGCGACACCAATTTTGGTGGAGATGTTTTTGTCTTTGACCGGATAGCGGGGACTAATCAACTGGTCAGCCGAAACGCCAGTTCAGCCACCACAACCGGGGATGGCGGGTCGGATTTCCCCGTGATCAGTGGGGATGGGAATTTTATTGCCTTTCGGAGTACCGCCTCCAATCTGGTGACGGGGCAGACCGATACCAATTTTGGTTTTGATATTTTCGTCTTTGATCGGGCTGGTGGAACAAACCAGTTGGTCAGCCGGGCGGCTGGAACAACCACCACGACTGGGGATGCTGGCTCAGATACCCCGGTGGTCAGTTCAACCGGACAATTCATTGCCTATAAAAGTGACTCCACCAATCTGGTGACAGGACAAACGGATACCAATTTCGGCTCAGATGTTTTTGTGTTTGACCGGACGGGTGGAACAACCACCCTGGTCAGTCGGGTTGGAAGTTCGAGTACGGCAACCGGGGATGGGGCATCGGATACGCCTGGTATCAGTAGCGACGGGAATTTCATTTCGTTTCAAAGTACGGCCACCAATCTGGTGACCGGTGTCACGGATACCAATGCAACCAATGACGTGTTTGTGTTTAATCGAACTGGCGGCACCTCACAGTTGGCCAGTCGTGATTCGGGGTCAAGTACCACCACGGCCAACAACTTCTCATTGTCTCCGGTGATCAGTAGCGATGGGAACTTTATTGCGTTTTCGAGCAGTGCCACCAATCTGGTGGCCGGAAGTCCTGATTTATCGAATTTTGACATCTTTGAATTTAATCGGGGTGCGGGAACCTCGGTGCTGGTCTCATTCCACGCGGCAGGTTTGCCCAATGTCACCGCAACTGACGACAGCACCCTCGCCACAGTCAATTCAATCAGCGATGATGGGCGCTATGTGGTGTTTACCAGCACGGCCACCAATCTGGTACCTGGCCAGATAGATACCAATACCGCCGAAGATATTTTTGTCTATGATCGCGTGGCGGACACGACCCAGTTGGTCAGTCGGGCGGCTGGTACCACCACCACGGCGGCCAACTTCTTTTCGGCGTTACCAGTGATCAGTGCCAACGGAAATTACATTGCGTACCAGAGCCGGGCCACGAATCTGGTCACCGGGCAGACCGATACCAATAATGGAACTGATATTTTCCTCTTTGACCGGGTGGCGGGCACCACTCGATTGATCAGCGGGAATGGAAATTCAACCACCATGACCGGGAGTTCGCTTTCGTCAAATCCAGAAATCAGCGGCGACGGGAACTTCATTACCTATCTGAGTTTTTCCACCAACCTGGTGACCGGGCAAAGCGACAGCAATTTCAATTCGGACGTTTTTGTCTTTGATCGGGTCGGTGACACCAATCAATTGGTCAGCCGTCAGATTGGCATGACCACAACCACGTCGGATGGAGGTTCCGCGTTGCCAACGATCAGTGGCAATGGTCAATATATTGCGTTCCATAGTTCGTCCACCAATCTGGTGACCGGGCAGAACGATACCAACAACAATAACGACGTCTTTGTGTTTGATCGGGTTGGGGGCACGATGCAACTGGTCAGTGGCGCTGGTGGTTCGAGCACCACCACCGGAAATGCCCAATCAGAATTTCCGGTGATTAGCACTGACGGTGGGTTTATTACGTATCGAAGCCTCGGCACTGACATCATCACTGGTTTGACAGATACCAATTCGACTTTTGATATGTTTGTCTTTAACCGAACGGGCGGTACCACTCAGTTGGTCAGCCGCACTGGTAGTTCAGCGACGACAACGGCGAATGGGTTTTCATTTGGTCCACAGATTACGGCCAACGGCGGGTATATTGTCTTTCAAAGTACCGCGACCGATGTGGTCACAGGCCAAACGGATACCAACAGCAACACCGATATCTTTGTGTTTGATCGGGTGGGCGGTACAAACCAGCTTGTCAGTCGAACCGCCGGCTCAGCCACGACCACCGGGGATGGCGTTTCAGATTCTCCGGTCATCAGTGACAGCGGGCAATTGATTGCCTTTCGAAGTGAAGCCACGAATCTGGTGGCTGGCCAAACAGATACCAACGCGATGGGTGATGTTTTTGTCTTTGATCGAATGACACCTGAAATGATGTTGCTCAGCGGAGCCGGCGGATCCACGACTACCACCGGAAATGGGGCTTCATCCGCGCCGGCGATGAATACCAACGGGGTCTATATTGGATTCAATAGCCTCGCCAGTAATTTGATCGCCAATGATTTTAATGCCAACGGCGATGTGTTTCTGGCTGCGTTCCCCCAACCCATCACGGCGACAATCAGCGGCGGCGGCGCGATTTGTAGCGGTGCAAATGCGACGGTTACAGCCACAATTACAGGTGGAACGCCGCCCTACACGGTGACGCTGACCAATGGCGGTGGTACCGAGACGGGTCCAAGTCCATTGATGTTTACGGTCTCCCCAGGTGCCGACACGACCTATGAGTTGCAATCAGGAATGGATGCGAATGGAATGCCAATTGCGGGGAGCGGAAGTGCCCAGGTGACTGTAACCCCGGTGGCCACAGTCAACGCCGGCCCTGATCAAACCGTCTGCACCACTGACCTGCCAGTGACCCTGGCGGGAATGATTGGTGGAAGTGCCACCACGGGAACGTGGAGCGGCGGCGCCGGCACCTTCTCGCCAAATGCCACCACGTTAAATGCCACCTACACACCGACCGCTGGTGAAATTGCGGCTGGAACCGTGACCTTAACCCTGACCACGAGCGGTTCAGGGGGAGCCTGTTCGGTTGCAACCGACACGGTGACAATCACTATTTCAGTGTGTGCCACGATCAGTGGCGGCGGCACGATTTGTAGCGGCGAGAATGCGACGGTTACAGCCACAATTACAGGTGGAACCCCACCGTACACGGTGACGCTGACCAATGGCGGTGGTACCGAGACGGGTCCAAGTCCGTTGATGTTTACGGTCTCTCCAGGCGTGGACACGACCTATGCCCTGCAATCGGGAATGGACGCAAATGGAAGGCCGATCACGGGGAGCGGAAGCGCCCAGGTAACGGTTACCCCGGTGGCCACGGTCAACGCGGGTCCTGACCAAAGCGTCTGCACCACTGACCTGCCGGTGACCCTGGCGGGAATGATCGGTGGGAGTGCCACCACGGGAACCTGGAGTGGCGGCGGCGGTACTTTCTCGCCAAATGCCACCACGTTAAATGCCACCTACACGCCGACGGCGGGTGAGATTTCAGCCGGGTCGGTGACTCTGACGCTGACCACAAGCGGTTCAGGGGGATCATGTTCGGTGGCAAGCGACACGGTGACGATCACCATTTCAGCGTGTGCCACGATCAGTGGCGGGGGAACGCTCTGCGACGGCGGCGGTGGCCGAAATCCAGTGGTCATGGTCACCATTACCGGGGGAACACCGCCCTACACGGTGACTTTGACCAATGGCGGGGGAACCCAAACCGGCGCCAGTCCCTTGCTGTTTAATGTATCTCCGGCAAGCACCACGACCTATATGTTTCAGTCGGGGATGGATTCGACCGGAATGCCAATCACCGCTGAGGGAAGTGCGGTGGTGACGGTTTTGACGGCGGGAACCTCCGATGCCGGGCCGGATCAATCGGTGTGTGAAAGCAGTGGGAGCGTGACGCTGGCGGGTGTCATCGGCGGCGGCGCGACCACCGGTACCTGGAGCGGAGGCGCCGGCACGTTTTCACCCAACGCCACGACGCTCAACGCGACCTACACGCCGACAGCAGGAGAACTTGCGGCAGGAACCGTGACCTTGACGCTGACCACGAGTGGTGGGGGCGGGGATTGTTCGGTTGCCAGCGACACGGTGACGATTACCTTCCTGGACTGTGATCCAGCCAGTGTGTTGATGGTGGCGGACACAACCAATAACCGGGTGCAACGCTTTGACGGTACTGCCTGGAGCGTCATTGGCGTTGGAACGGTTGGTTCCGGCAATGGTCAGTTCCGACTTCCGGAAGCGGTCGCTTTTGATACCGCCGGTCGAATCTATGTGGCCGACACCGGCAACAACCGAATTCAATGGTCAACGGATGCGGGAGTGAGTTGGGCGGATTTTGCCACATCGGGTTCGGCAACGAATCAGGTGCAGGGGCCGCAAGGATTGACGCTCGACAGCACCGGGAATTTGTATGTTTCGGATACTGGAAATCGTCGGGTGCTGCGGTTCGATACCGGGGTGCCGGGCACTGGGGTGGTGATTGCCAGTACTGGCACCACGGGCGGCCAGGTGATGAGCCCACGCGGGTTAGTCATTGATGATACCTTCCGGTTGTTTGTGGCCGATGAAGGGAACAGTAAAATCATGCGCATTCCCAATGCCAACACCGTGACGACGCCGGCCAGCGGATCAATTGTTGCCGGCTCGGGAACGGGGTTGAATAAAGTGCAAAATCCACAGGGCGTAGCAATTGGCCCAACCGGAACCCTCTATGTTGCCGACACGGGCAATTCGCGAATCCTGGCGTGGCTCAATGCCAACCCGGCCACCGGCGTTGCGCTGGCCACAACTGGTACCCTGCTGGGGAAAGTCAACAACGCGGAAGGTATTGTGGTCAAAAGCTTTACCGTTGGACCATTTGCCGGAACCACGGTGCTGGTCGTGAGCGACACCGGAAATAACCGAATTCAGGGGAAAGAATTGCCGACCGGAGGTTGGTCGTTGATTGGTTCTCCCAACAACATCGGAAGTGGCGTCGGCCAGTTCCGGAGCCCATCGAAAGTGCAGTAA
- a CDS encoding PD40 domain-containing protein: MPQLKTFNNTFRTGWSVSFIIVLELLILALVPVSQSKTRNLEKGRSAVAPNATVTVEGISLAVPPFPDSATGNSFIGLNAFSSDGRYVAYTSGAGNLVTGQIDTNNDSDVFVFDRQTGTSEIVSRAAGTTTTTGNVGSASPVISADGRFVAYESTATNLVAGQVDSSGKDIFVFDRQTGTTELVNRAAGTSTTTGNNSADTPAISADGRYIAFRSGATNLVIGQTDTNNANDVFIFDRQTGITQLVSRAAAVSTTTANGVSEAPAINGDGQFVVFRSQATNLVTGQTDTNSAFDSFVFDRQTGTVALVSRAVGTTTTTGNQFSQSAVISADGRYIVHRSRATNLVAGQVDIASTDDLFVFDRQAGTTELVTRAAGTSTTTGNASSTLPVVSSDGRYIAYQSLATNLVTSLTDSNSNFDIFIFDRQTGTTELVSRVAGTSTVTANTSSENAVVSADGRYIAFRSGATNLVTGQTDSNSGNDVFVFDRQTGTTQLVSRAAGISTTTANGVSDSLAISANGQYIGIGSLATDLVSGIFDLGNPDVFLFDRTAGTNSLITLHFPGGIPQTGSNTSGLTNLNLISGDGRYVTFRSSAVNLVTGQIDTNTMNDIFVFDRQTGTAEIVSRAAGLSTTTANNLSDLAMMSADGRYIAIRSRATNLVTGQTDANNNNDIFVFDRLTGTNELVSRAAGTTTTTANNSSDTPVISADGRYIVFRSGATNLVTGQTDTNNANDVFIFDRQTGTTELVSRAAGTTTTTGSALSESPVISADGQYIAFRSSAINLVTGQTDTNNNPDVFVFDRQAGTTELVSRAAGTTTTTGSAIAESPVISADGRYIAFRSGANNLVPGQTDTNSAFDIFVFDRQTGTTELVSRAAGTTTTTGVFFSDSPTINADGRYIAFRSLANNLVIGQIDTNDAIDVFVFDRQTGTTELVSRAVGTSITTGNGLSEVPMISADGQVIAFQSSATNLVAGQTDTKALSDVFVLNRTNQEIILVSGAAGSPTITGNAASAFPVMTPNGQYIGFNSNATDLIPGDLNAAQDVFLAEIGQPIAATISGGGVICGSSGRNPVVMVTITGGTPPYTVALTNGGGTQTGASPLLFNVSPASTTTYMFQSGMDSIGMPIMAEGSAVVTVLTEGTADAGPDQTVCDSNPNVTLAGVIGGSATTGTWSGGAGTFSPNATTVNATYTPTAGELAAGTVTLTLTTSGSDGDCSVDSDTVTINFVSCDPASVLMVADTTNNRVQRFDGETWSVIGVGTVGSGNGQFRLPEAVSFDTAGRIYVADTGNNRIQWSTDAGVTWADFATSGSATNQVQGPQGVTLDSTGNLYVSDTGNRRVLRFNGGVPGTGVVIASTGTTGGQVMSPRGLVIDDTFRLFVADEGNSKIMRIPNANTVTTPASGSIVAGSGTGLNKVQNPQGVAIGPAGTLYVADTGNSRILAWLNANPNNSTALATTGTLLGKVNNAEGIVVKTFTAGPSAGTTLLVVSDTGNNRIQGKELPTGGWSLVGAPNNVGSGVGQFRGPSKIQ, translated from the coding sequence ATGCCGCAATTAAAAACATTCAACAACACTTTCCGCACAGGTTGGAGTGTGAGTTTCATCATTGTCCTGGAATTGTTGATTCTGGCCCTTGTGCCGGTTTCCCAATCAAAAACTAGAAATTTGGAGAAAGGGCGAAGTGCGGTGGCCCCAAATGCCACCGTGACTGTCGAAGGTATATCGCTGGCTGTCCCACCTTTTCCCGATTCAGCTACTGGAAATAGTTTTATTGGGCTGAATGCCTTTAGCTCAGATGGGCGGTATGTGGCCTATACCAGCGGCGCCGGCAATCTGGTGACTGGGCAGATTGATACGAACAACGACAGTGATGTCTTTGTCTTTGATCGCCAGACGGGAACCAGCGAAATCGTGAGTCGGGCCGCCGGGACGACCACAACCACCGGAAACGTGGGTTCAGCTTCACCAGTGATCAGCGCCGATGGGAGATTCGTTGCCTATGAAAGCACCGCCACCAATCTGGTGGCGGGACAGGTTGATTCGAGTGGCAAGGATATTTTTGTTTTTGATCGTCAGACCGGCACCACTGAGCTGGTAAATCGGGCGGCTGGGACGAGCACCACGACCGGGAATAATAGTGCCGATACACCAGCGATCAGCGCTGATGGGCGATACATTGCCTTTCGAAGCGGTGCGACCAATCTGGTGATAGGCCAAACCGATACCAACAACGCCAACGATGTCTTTATCTTTGATCGCCAGACAGGAATAACCCAGTTGGTCAGCCGGGCTGCCGCAGTGAGCACGACGACTGCCAATGGGGTTTCAGAAGCTCCAGCCATCAACGGCGATGGACAATTCGTTGTGTTTCGAAGCCAGGCAACCAATCTGGTGACGGGCCAAACTGATACCAATTCCGCTTTTGATAGTTTTGTCTTTGACCGTCAGACCGGAACTGTTGCCCTGGTCAGTCGGGCGGTTGGAACGACCACAACGACTGGGAATCAATTTTCACAATCAGCAGTGATCAGTGCCGATGGGAGATACATTGTGCATCGAAGCCGGGCGACCAATCTGGTGGCTGGGCAGGTTGATATTGCGTCCACGGACGACCTTTTTGTTTTTGACCGCCAGGCAGGCACCACTGAACTGGTCACTCGGGCGGCTGGGACGAGCACCACGACTGGAAATGCCTCTTCGACTTTACCAGTGGTTAGCTCCGACGGGAGATACATTGCCTATCAAAGCCTGGCGACCAATCTCGTCACGAGTTTGACGGATTCGAATTCCAACTTTGACATCTTTATTTTTGACCGCCAGACAGGCACCACCGAGCTGGTTAGTCGCGTGGCTGGGACGAGTACCGTGACTGCTAACACCAGTTCAGAAAACGCCGTGGTCAGTGCTGATGGGCGATATATTGCCTTTCGAAGTGGTGCGACCAATCTGGTAACAGGTCAAACTGATTCCAATAGTGGCAATGATGTCTTCGTCTTTGATCGCCAAACAGGCACCACCCAGTTGGTCAGCCGGGCCGCTGGAATAAGCACGACGACCGCAAATGGAGTTTCAGATTCCCTTGCGATTAGTGCTAATGGGCAATACATTGGGATTGGAAGCCTGGCTACGGATCTGGTATCAGGGATTTTTGATCTTGGAAATCCAGATGTCTTTTTGTTTGATCGAACAGCCGGGACAAACAGCCTCATCACCCTCCACTTTCCAGGGGGAATACCTCAAACCGGATCAAATACCAGTGGGCTTACCAACTTGAATTTAATCAGTGGTGATGGGAGATATGTCACGTTTCGAAGCAGTGCCGTCAATTTAGTGACAGGCCAGATCGATACCAACACCATGAATGATATCTTCGTTTTTGATCGGCAAACGGGCACCGCTGAAATTGTCAGTCGGGCTGCCGGACTGAGTACCACGACGGCAAACAATCTCTCAGATCTCGCGATGATGAGTGCCGATGGGAGATACATTGCGATTCGAAGCCGGGCGACAAATCTGGTGACGGGCCAAACTGACGCCAACAACAATAATGATATCTTTGTCTTTGATCGCTTGACTGGAACGAACGAACTCGTCAGCCGGGCGGCTGGAACAACCACCACGACTGCGAACAACAGCTCAGATACACCGGTGATCAGTGCTGATGGGCGATACATTGTCTTTCGAAGCGGTGCGACCAATCTGGTGACAGGCCAAACCGATACCAACAACGCCAACGATGTCTTTATCTTTGATCGTCAGACCGGAACGACGGAACTGGTCAGTCGAGCGGCTGGAACAACGACGACGACTGGGAGCGCTCTTTCAGAATCCCCTGTCATCAGTGCTGATGGGCAATACATTGCTTTTCGGAGTTCAGCCATCAATCTGGTGACTGGCCAAACCGATACCAACAACAACCCTGATGTATTTGTCTTTGATCGCCAGGCCGGAACGACAGAGTTAGTCAGCCGGGCGGCTGGAACGACCACCACGACCGGGAGTGCAATCGCCGAATCACCCGTGATCAGTGCCGATGGGCGGTACATTGCGTTTCGGAGTGGTGCCAACAATCTAGTACCGGGCCAAACTGATACCAACTCCGCTTTTGATATCTTTGTTTTTGATCGCCAGACAGGAACAACGGAACTGGTCAGTCGGGCTGCCGGGACCACCACTACAACTGGGGTCTTTTTTTCTGATTCACCAACGATCAATGCTGATGGACGGTACATTGCGTTTCGAAGTCTGGCGAATAATCTGGTGATAGGCCAAATTGATACCAACGACGCCATTGATGTTTTTGTCTTTGACCGCCAGACCGGAACCACCGAACTGGTCAGTCGGGCTGTTGGGACGAGTATCACAACTGGGAATGGCCTTTCAGAAGTGCCGATGATCAGTGCTGATGGACAGGTGATTGCGTTTCAAAGTAGTGCCACGAATCTGGTAGCGGGCCAAACTGATACCAAGGCTCTAAGTGATGTTTTTGTATTGAATCGAACCAATCAAGAAATTATCCTGGTGAGTGGGGCCGCTGGATCACCGACGATCACTGGAAATGCGGCTTCTGCCTTCCCGGTGATGACCCCCAATGGTCAATATATCGGTTTCAACAGCAATGCGACTGACTTGATTCCAGGCGATTTGAACGCTGCCCAGGATGTTTTTCTGGCTGAGATTGGGCAACCAATCGCGGCGACAATCAGTGGTGGAGGTGTCATTTGCGGCAGCAGCGGACGAAATCCTGTGGTCATGGTTACCATCACCGGGGGAACGCCGCCATACACAGTGGCTTTGACCAATGGCGGGGGAACCCAAACCGGAGCCAGTCCCTTGCTGTTTAATGTATCTCCGGCAAGCACTACGACCTATATGTTCCAGTCGGGGATGGATTCCATCGGAATGCCAATCATGGCTGAGGGAAGCGCGGTGGTGACGGTTTTGACGGAGGGAACCGCTGATGCCGGGCCGGATCAAACGGTGTGTGATAGCAATCCGAACGTGACGCTGGCGGGTGTCATCGGCGGCAGTGCCACCACGGGCACCTGGAGCGGAGGGGCTGGCACGTTTTCACCCAACGCGACGACGGTCAATGCGACCTACACGCCGACAGCAGGAGAACTTGCGGCAGGAACAGTGACCTTGACGCTGACCACGAGCGGTTCGGACGGGGACTGTTCGGTTGACAGCGACACGGTGACGATCAATTTCGTGAGTTGTGATCCAGCCAGTGTGTTGATGGTGGCGGACACAACCAATAACCGGGTACAACGCTTTGACGGCGAGACGTGGAGTGTCATCGGCGTGGGAACCGTGGGTTCGGGCAATGGCCAGTTCCGGCTGCCGGAAGCGGTCTCTTTTGATACTGCCGGTCGAATCTACGTGGCGGATACCGGCAACAACCGGATTCAATGGTCAACGGATGCTGGGGTCACCTGGGCGGATTTTGCCACATCGGGTTCGGCGACGAATCAGGTGCAAGGGCCGCAAGGGGTGACGCTTGACAGCACTGGGAATTTGTATGTGTCGGATACTGGAAATCGTCGGGTGCTGCGGTTCAATGGTGGAGTGCCGGGTACTGGGGTGGTGATTGCCAGTACCGGGACGACTGGCGGTCAAGTGATGAGCCCACGCGGGTTAGTCATTGATGATACCTTCCGGTTGTTTGTCGCCGATGAAGGGAACAGTAAAATCATGCGCATTCCCAATGCCAACACCGTGACGACACCGGCCAGTGGATCAATTGTGGCCGGCTCGGGAACGGGGTTGAATAAAGTGCAAAATCCACAGGGCGTGGCAATTGGCCCAGCCGGAACCCTCTATGTTGCCGACACGGGTAATTCGCGGATTCTGGCCTGGCTCAATGCCAACCCGAACAATAGCACGGCGCTGGCCACGACTGGTACCCTGCTGGGGAAAGTCAACAACGCCGAGGGCATTGTGGTCAAAACCTTTACCGCTGGACCATCTGCCGGAACCACGTTGCTGGTCGTGAGCGACACTGGAAATAACCGAATCCAGGGGAAAGAGTTGCCGACGGGTGGTTGGTCGCTGGTCGGTGCTCCGAATAATGTCGGAAGTGGTGTCGGGCAGTTCCGGGGGCCGAGCAAAATCCAGTAG
- a CDS encoding exopolyphosphatase, translating to MSAEPKTFRLVTRSDFDGLVTAVLLKKLNLIDDILFVHPKDVQDGVVEITSRDITTNLPYNEQCHLAIDHHLSESVRVDSARPNFVNNPTAPSAARVVFTHFGGEATFGDQFDEMLAAVDQADSAQYSAEEIFSPTRWTLLNFLTDPRTGLGRFREFRISNYQLMMALVDHLATKSIDEILELPDVKERSEIYFAHNDRFQAQLKNCTMVNGKVALLDLRNEEVIHPGNRFALYVLFPDCHTSIHVLWGKQKQNVILAVGKSITNRTSNADIGTLLLKYGGGGHANAGTCQVGVDQVDTTLEEILSHLNE from the coding sequence ATGTCCGCAGAACCCAAAACGTTTCGTCTGGTCACTCGGAGTGATTTTGACGGCCTGGTCACCGCCGTCCTTTTAAAAAAATTGAATTTGATTGACGATATTTTGTTTGTGCATCCCAAGGATGTTCAGGATGGCGTGGTCGAGATTACCAGCCGCGACATCACGACCAACTTGCCTTACAACGAGCAATGCCATCTGGCGATTGACCACCACTTGAGCGAGTCTGTTCGTGTAGATTCGGCTCGCCCCAACTTTGTCAACAACCCGACGGCGCCTTCAGCCGCCAGAGTCGTGTTTACCCATTTTGGCGGTGAAGCCACGTTCGGAGACCAGTTCGACGAGATGCTGGCTGCCGTTGATCAGGCGGATTCAGCCCAGTATTCGGCTGAGGAGATCTTCTCGCCGACGAGATGGACCTTGTTGAACTTCCTGACCGACCCGCGCACCGGGTTGGGCCGGTTTCGGGAATTTCGCATCTCAAATTATCAATTGATGATGGCATTGGTGGACCATCTGGCGACCAAATCAATTGATGAAATCCTGGAATTGCCCGACGTGAAGGAACGCAGCGAAATCTATTTTGCCCACAACGATCGGTTCCAGGCCCAACTCAAAAACTGCACCATGGTCAATGGCAAAGTCGCCCTTCTCGACCTCCGCAACGAAGAGGTCATTCACCCTGGCAACCGGTTTGCACTCTATGTTTTGTTTCCAGATTGCCACACCTCAATTCACGTGTTATGGGGCAAGCAGAAACAAAACGTCATTCTGGCGGTCGGGAAGTCAATTACCAATCGGACCTCAAACGCCGACATTGGGACCTTGCTCCTGAAGTATGGCGGCGGTGGGCATGCCAATGCCGGCACCTGTCAGGTTGGCGTTGATCAGGTTGACACAACCTTGGAAGAAATTCTTTCTCATCTGAATGAGTGA